The following DNA comes from Alienimonas californiensis.
CCGGCGAAACTCGAGGCGTGATCCGTTCCCAGCCCGATTCGGACTCACGCGTCCGGCTTGGGCGGGGGAAGGGATTCAGGTGACCGAGGCCACCCGTTTCAGCAGGACCGCGGGGACGAGCAGGAGCACGGTCGCCAGCGTCAGCGCCGCGTCGGCGGTCGCGGCCATCACGTGCACGCCGCCGAGAGTGATGATGCTCATCACCGCCACTCCCACCGCCGGGCCGACGACCTCCGGCCGGGGATCCGACAGCCCGGCCGCCATCCGGCGGATCACGGAGATCGCCACGGTCGCCAGCACCGCGATTGGCAGGAGCGGGGAGGCGGTGACCCATTTCTGCGTGTAATAGGCGTAAGCCAGCGTGGCGAAGCCCAGAGAGACGGCCGCGAGGCCGGCGGAGAGCAGGTGCGTGTCGCTGACGCTCGCTTCGCGGCGGGCGTACAGGGTCACCCCGCCGACGTAGCAGCCCATTCCCAGGGCGACCGTCCACACGCCGCCGTGATGCAGGAAGGGCAGGGCGCTGGCCCCAAGCAGCAGGTTCGTCGCCCGGCAGGCGCCCATCGTCGGGCAGGCCAGCAGGGTGCGTTTCAGCGGTCCGTCGTAGAGGATTACCAGCGCCGCGACGGCGAGGGCGACCAGTCCGCTACGGAGCGCGTTCCCGGCGAGGGCCCCGCCGAGGAACCCCAGCGCCACCCCGACCGCCAGCAGGCCGAAGCCCAGTAGCGCCGCGGCCTTCGGGCTGACCTCGCCGGAGGGCAGGGGGCGGTCGGAGCGTTCTGCGGCGTCGCGGTTCCGGTCGAACCAGTCGTTCAACACCATCCCGCCGCCGTACAGGCAGACGCCGGCGCCGACTAGCGCGACCAACGGCTGCCAGGGCGTCCAGCCGCCGTGCATGATGGCGAAGCCGGCCAGCACGTCCGCCGGGGCGGTAAACAGAGCCGGCAGGCGGACCAGCCGCAACCAGGGCCGCAGGTTGGAGGGCGCTTTCGGGTCCGTTTTCGTCACGGGATTGCGTAGGGTCCGCTGTGCGGACCGTTCAGAGTGACTCGGCGGGATGGTGCAGGGGATCGCGTCGGCCGGGGATCGTCCAGCCGAACCGACGAGTCGCCCCGGCCGCGGCGGTCCGCGGAGCGGACCCTACGACAGCTCGTCCAGCTGCGCCGCGACCCAGGCCGACAGGTCGCCCTGCACCTTGGCGAGGGTCGCGTCCGTGGCGGCTTTCACGTTCGGCAGGGCGCCGGCGTCGGAGACCGGGGCGGTGGCGAAGGTGTAAAATTTGATCTTCGGCTCCGTGCCGCTGGGCCGCACAGCGACCCGCACCGCCGTGCCGGAGCCGGCGTCGCTCTGGAAGATCAGCAGGTTCCCGTCCGGCTCCGGCAGGGCATCGATGCGTTCGTTGCCAGGCAGGGAGCGCACTTCGTGGTCGGCATAGTCGAGGACCTTCGCCAGTTCGACGCCACCCAACGCCGTGGGCGGAGCGCTGCGGAAGGCCTTCATCAACTTGGCGGTGATCTCCTTGCCCCCGCTGCCGGGCAGCTTCTCGCTGAACTGGCCCTCGGTGTGATAGCCGTGGGCGACGAACAACTCGTCCAGCCGATCGTGCAGCGTTTTGCCGCCGGACTTCAGGCTGGCGGCGAGTTCCATCACGTACAGGGCCGCGACGGCCGCGTCCTTATCCCGGGCGTACTGCCCGGCGAGGTAGCCCAGCGATTCCTCCGCCCCGAACAGGAAGGCGTCCGGCCCCTCCTGATCCATCGTCTGCCCGATGTATTTGAAGCCGACCAACAGGTCGTCGATGACCCGCACCTTCTGGGCCTGGGCGATCCGACCGATCAGCCGGGTGGTCACCAGCGTTTCGACCACGTAGCCGTTCGCCGGCAGCGTGCCCTGCTGAGAGCGTTTCCGCAGTACGTGATCGCAGATCAGCGCCCCGACGCGGTTCCCGCTGAGGTGGCGGAACTCCCCGCCGGTCCCCTTCGCGCACACGCCGAGGCGGTCGCTGTCCGGGTCGGTGGCGAGGACGAGGTCGGCGTCGATCTCCTTCGCCCGGGCGATCGCCGGTTCGTAGACCTCCAGCCGTTCCGGGTTCGGGAAGTTGGCGTCGACGGTGGGGAAGCCGCCGTCCGGGTCCCGCTGGGAGTCGAGCAGTTCCACCCCGCGGAAGCCGGCCCGGTCGAGGACGTTAAAGACGTTCGTTTCGCCCACTCCGTGCAGGGACGTGTAGACGGCCGCGACGTCCCGATTGCTGGAGAGACTGAGGTCGGCGACGGCGGAGATGTAGGCGGAATCGATCTCCTCGCCGATCACCTCGATCAGGCCGTCGTCCACGGCTTCGTCGAAGCCGATCGTCGGGACCGCGGCGCTGGCGTAGACCGCGTCGATGATGCCGCGGTCGTGCGGGGGGAGGACCTGCCCGCCGGTGTTCCAGTAAGCCTTGAAGCCGTTGTCCGAGGGCGGATTGTGGCTGGCGGTGAGCATCACGCCGGCGTCGCAGCCGAGGTGACGGACGGCGAACGACAGCTCCGGCGTGCTGCGGAAGCCACGGAACACGAAGGTCCGCACGCCCCGAGCCGCCAGCGTGGTGGCGGTCAGCCGGGCGAACTCTTCACTGCGATGACGGGTGTCGTGAGCGACGACGGCCGACAGCCCCCCCCGCTTGGCCGCCTTTTCCGGGAACTGATCGGCGAGGTAGCGGGCCAGCCCGTCGGCGCTTTCGGCGACCGTGCGGGGGTTCATCGTCGCCGTGCCGTGGTCGCTCATCCGGCCGCGGCGCCCGCCGGTGCCGAAGGGAATCACCTCGAAGTAGAGAGCGTCCAGCTCCGCCCAGTCGCCGGCGTCGATCAACTCGCGGATCGCCGCGTGACTGCCGGAGCGGTGGGCGTCGGCGAGGGCCCGGGCGATGTTCTCCGAGGCGCCGGCGGACAGGTCCCCGCGCTCCACGGCGGCGGCGACTTCGGGCGGGGCGGGGGGGGGCGGTGCGGCGTCTGGCACGGATCGAACCTTCAGGGCGGGCTGGCGCGGCGGGGAGTGTAACGACTGTCCCCCACAGGCGTCCCGCCTCCGCGCCGCAAACCGGCGCCGGTCCGCCGACGCATGCGGCGCCGGCCCCGCGTTCCTTACGATGCCCCGGCTCGCCCCGCAGGACCCCGCCGATGATCCGTTCGCTCGCCCTCGCCCTGCTGCTCGCCGCCGGTCCGGCGGCGGCGGAGGACTTTCGCTCGATCCCGGCGAACCGGCCGAACGTCCTGCTGATCCTCACGGACGATCAGGGCTGGGGAGACATCCACTCCCACGGCAACGAACAGCTCGACACGCCGAATCTGGACCGCCTCGCCGCGGAGGGCGCCCGGTTCGAGCGGTTCTTCGTCAGCCCGGTCTGCGCCCCGACGCGGGCGGCGATGCTGACCGGCCGCTACAGCCTGCGGTGCGGCGTCCACGGCGTGACCCGCGGCCACGAAACGATGCGGTCGGGGGAGGTCACGATCGCCGAACTGCTGAAGGACGTCGGCTATCGCACCGGCTGTTTCGGGAAGTGGCACAACGGCGCCCACCCCGGCGTCGACCCGCTCGGGCAGGGCTTCGAGGAGTTCGCCGGCTTCACCGCCGGGCACTGGAACAACTACTTCGACCCCCTCCTGCCGCACCCGCCGAAGTTCGCCGCGACCCGCGTCGAGCCTGCAAATCCCGACGGCCCGCGGCGGGTCGAGGGCTATATCGCGGACATCTTCACCGACGCCGCAATCCGGTTCATCTCAGAGCGCTCCGGAACAGGGGAAGACGCGAAGTCCGGCGAGCCGAGCGGCGACCCGTGGTTCTGCTACGTCCCCTACAACACCCCGCACTGGCCGCCGCAGGCGCCGGAGGAACTGTTCGCGAAATACGTGGACCGCGGCGTCAGCGTCGAGGACGCTGCCGCCTACGCGATGGTGGAAAACATCGACCGCAACGTCGGCCGTCTGCTGTCGGCGCTGGATCAGTGGGGGATGGCGGAGAACACGATCGTGCTGTTCCTCACGGACAACGGCCCGAACGGCAACCGCTACAACGGCGACCTCCGCGGCCGGAAAGGCTCCGTCCACGAGGGCGGCGTGCGGGTGCCGCTGTTCGTCCGCTGGCCGGACCGAATCGAGCCGGGCACGGTCGTGGAGCGGAACGCGGCCCACGTCGATCTGCTGCCCACGCTCTGCGACCTGATCGGCGTCGAACCGCCCGCCGACCGCCCGCTGGACGGGGTGAGCCTCAAACCCCTGTTGATGAAGGGGATGGACGCCGCCTGGCCGGATCGGCGGCTGTTCACCTTCAAAGACTGGCGGGGCACGCCGAACGGTCGGCAGGGCGCCGTCCGCACCGACCGCTGGCGCTGCGTGCGGGAGGGTAAGGATTGGCAACTGTTCGATATGCTTGCCGATCCCGGCGAGACCACCGACGTCGGCGGGCAGTTCCCCGAAGTTCGCGACGAACTGGGCGCGGCGTTCGCGGCCAAGTGGGAGGAGGTGACCGCCGACGGGTTCGACCCCGTGCCGACGATCATCAGCACCGACGATGAGAGGGGCGTGGAACTGCCGGCCCACGAAGCCGAGCTTCATCCCGGCAAGGGCGAGGGCATCCGGTACACCGGGCCGAACGGGTGGGCGAACGACTGGATCACCGGTTGGACCGACGTCGACGCGAGCGCGTCCTGGCCGGTGCGGTTCGAGCAATACGCCGATTACGAGATCGGTCTGCTATACGCCGCGACCCCCGATCAAGCGGGCGCCGAGATCGCAATCGACTTCGAGCTCGCGGACCGGCCGGACGCGAAGCATCAGGCCCGCATTGGCCGGGTCGAGTACGACCTCAACCAGCCGCACCTCGCGCAGCCGTACCCCTCGCCGGATCGCTTCCCCCGCCCGGAGGCCTACGAGCGGCCATGGAGAGAGGTGCGGCTCGGCAGCCTCACGATCGGTCCGGGGGAGGGAACACTGCGACTGTTCGGCAAAAAGAAGGCCGGCGAGAGCTTTCCCGAAATCAAAGCGGTCCGCGTTCGGCCGATTCGTCGCTGAGCGATCCGCCCGCCCTGACCGCGCGACAGGGAAAGCCCCCGGGTTCGCGTCCTGCGGGGCCGGATAGAGTGTGTGAACGGCCGAACACGCGACCCGCCGCCGGGGTCGGCCGTGATTGCCGGGTTCCGAACGACTCGGGCTCGGTCCCACAAAACACGGCGGGTTCGGAAGTCCCTTCCCTATGCGTATCGGCTTCGTTTCGACCTACCCGCCGGCGGAATGCGGGATCGCCACGTACACCCAGTACCTTCGGGAGTCGTTCAACCCGTCGCAGCACGAATCGTTCGTCATCTGTCAGGCCGGCGGCGCCGGCGAGGGCGTCTTTCCGCTGTGGCACCCCGGCCAACGGTTCAGTGAGAACGTGTTCGGCACCGCGACGCGGATGACGCCGGACGTGGTGCATATTCAGCACGAGTACGGCCTGTTCGGCTCCCAGCACGGGGCCGAGGTGGTCGACCTGCTCCTCCGCCTCCGATTGGCGGAGGTGCCCGCGGTCGTCACGTTGCACACGGTTTACGAGACGATCACAGACGCCCAGCGGATGGTCCTGCGGCACATCGTCGAGGACTCCTCCGCGGTGATCGTCCATGAGAGCTACCAGAAGGAGACGCTGGTTCGGGAGTTCGGTCGCCCGGAGAAGGTGCACGTGATCGAGCACGGCATCCGCGAGGCGGACCCGGTGCCGGACGCCAAGCGGCGGCTGGGCCTGGAGGGAAAGAAGGTCGTGCTGATGTGCGGCTACTTCCGCAAATCGAAGGGCTTCGACGAGGCTCTCCGGTTCTTCCCGGAAGTCGCCGAGAACTGCGACGACGCCGTGCTGGTGATGGCCGGCAAGATCCGCGGGATCGAAGCCAAGGACGTGCAGGCGGAGCTGTACTCGGCGCTGGATGAGATGCCCTTCGCCGATCGCGTGCGGTACTTCCGCGGCCAGTTCCCCCAGTACACCCTCGACGCCCTGCTGAGCGCCGCGGACTGCGTCGTGCTGCCGTACCGCGCCGGCGCCCAGAGCGGGATGCTTAGCCAGTGCCTCGCCTTCGGCGCCCCGGTGGTGTCCAGCGGGCTGCGGGCCTTCCGCGACGTCCTGGAACGCACCGGCGGCGGATTGGTCTGCGATCATCCGGAGGAATACGGCTCCGCGATCACTCGCGTGCTGACGGAACCGGACCTCGCCGAGGACCTGCGCCGCAGCGCCCGCCGGTACATCCGCGAAACCGGCGGCTGGAG
Coding sequences within:
- a CDS encoding glycosyltransferase; the protein is MRIGFVSTYPPAECGIATYTQYLRESFNPSQHESFVICQAGGAGEGVFPLWHPGQRFSENVFGTATRMTPDVVHIQHEYGLFGSQHGAEVVDLLLRLRLAEVPAVVTLHTVYETITDAQRMVLRHIVEDSSAVIVHESYQKETLVREFGRPEKVHVIEHGIREADPVPDAKRRLGLEGKKVVLMCGYFRKSKGFDEALRFFPEVAENCDDAVLVMAGKIRGIEAKDVQAELYSALDEMPFADRVRYFRGQFPQYTLDALLSAADCVVLPYRAGAQSGMLSQCLAFGAPVVSSGLRAFRDVLERTGGGLVCDHPEEYGSAITRVLTEPDLAEDLRRSARRYIRETGGWSRIAERHLDVYEPLVNPPGSRGQYAFLPEPAVEAMRTPKAPALDRPTRRPALSRAADRGTFRYRDGHTALAAAE
- a CDS encoding UbiA family prenyltransferase; translated protein: MTKTDPKAPSNLRPWLRLVRLPALFTAPADVLAGFAIMHGGWTPWQPLVALVGAGVCLYGGGMVLNDWFDRNRDAAERSDRPLPSGEVSPKAAALLGFGLLAVGVALGFLGGALAGNALRSGLVALAVAALVILYDGPLKRTLLACPTMGACRATNLLLGASALPFLHHGGVWTVALGMGCYVGGVTLYARREASVSDTHLLSAGLAAVSLGFATLAYAYYTQKWVTASPLLPIAVLATVAISVIRRMAAGLSDPRPEVVGPAVGVAVMSIITLGGVHVMAATADAALTLATVLLLVPAVLLKRVASVT
- a CDS encoding phospho-sugar mutase, whose translation is MPDAAPPPPAPPEVAAAVERGDLSAGASENIARALADAHRSGSHAAIRELIDAGDWAELDALYFEVIPFGTGGRRGRMSDHGTATMNPRTVAESADGLARYLADQFPEKAAKRGGLSAVVAHDTRHRSEEFARLTATTLAARGVRTFVFRGFRSTPELSFAVRHLGCDAGVMLTASHNPPSDNGFKAYWNTGGQVLPPHDRGIIDAVYASAAVPTIGFDEAVDDGLIEVIGEEIDSAYISAVADLSLSSNRDVAAVYTSLHGVGETNVFNVLDRAGFRGVELLDSQRDPDGGFPTVDANFPNPERLEVYEPAIARAKEIDADLVLATDPDSDRLGVCAKGTGGEFRHLSGNRVGALICDHVLRKRSQQGTLPANGYVVETLVTTRLIGRIAQAQKVRVIDDLLVGFKYIGQTMDQEGPDAFLFGAEESLGYLAGQYARDKDAAVAALYVMELAASLKSGGKTLHDRLDELFVAHGYHTEGQFSEKLPGSGGKEITAKLMKAFRSAPPTALGGVELAKVLDYADHEVRSLPGNERIDALPEPDGNLLIFQSDAGSGTAVRVAVRPSGTEPKIKFYTFATAPVSDAGALPNVKAATDATLAKVQGDLSAWVAAQLDELS
- a CDS encoding arylsulfatase, with translation MIRSLALALLLAAGPAAAEDFRSIPANRPNVLLILTDDQGWGDIHSHGNEQLDTPNLDRLAAEGARFERFFVSPVCAPTRAAMLTGRYSLRCGVHGVTRGHETMRSGEVTIAELLKDVGYRTGCFGKWHNGAHPGVDPLGQGFEEFAGFTAGHWNNYFDPLLPHPPKFAATRVEPANPDGPRRVEGYIADIFTDAAIRFISERSGTGEDAKSGEPSGDPWFCYVPYNTPHWPPQAPEELFAKYVDRGVSVEDAAAYAMVENIDRNVGRLLSALDQWGMAENTIVLFLTDNGPNGNRYNGDLRGRKGSVHEGGVRVPLFVRWPDRIEPGTVVERNAAHVDLLPTLCDLIGVEPPADRPLDGVSLKPLLMKGMDAAWPDRRLFTFKDWRGTPNGRQGAVRTDRWRCVREGKDWQLFDMLADPGETTDVGGQFPEVRDELGAAFAAKWEEVTADGFDPVPTIISTDDERGVELPAHEAELHPGKGEGIRYTGPNGWANDWITGWTDVDASASWPVRFEQYADYEIGLLYAATPDQAGAEIAIDFELADRPDAKHQARIGRVEYDLNQPHLAQPYPSPDRFPRPEAYERPWREVRLGSLTIGPGEGTLRLFGKKKAGESFPEIKAVRVRPIRR